Proteins encoded within one genomic window of Agelaius phoeniceus isolate bAgePho1 chromosome 9, bAgePho1.hap1, whole genome shotgun sequence:
- the ADD3 gene encoding gamma-adducin isoform X1: MSADASQVITTPPPATMPHKERYFDRINENDPEYIRERNMSPDLRQDFNMMEQRKRVTQILQSPAFREDLECLIQEQMKKGNNPTGLLALQQIAEYITASTFTGFSSSSLSHGMITPINDLPGVDTSSFVKGEKLTRCKLASLYRLADLFGWAHLPNTYITVRVSKEHDHILIIPRGLSFSEASASNLVKVNILGDVVDQGSTALSIDSVGFSPHVAIYSTRPDVRCVIHIHTPATAAVSSMKCGILPISQEALILGDVAYYNYQGSLDEQEERIQLQKVLGPSCKVLVLRNHGVVTLGETLEEAFHYIFNVQLACETQVHALAGAGGIDNLLLLDLQKFKPSTHAVAAMGGGGVNMASQQKWKVGEQEFEALMRMLDNLGYRTGYAYRQPLVREKPRHKSDVEIPATVTAFSFEDDTVPLSPLKFLAQRQQREKTRWLNSPNTYLKVNVPEESWNGETSPRTKITWMKADDSSKTSGGTPIKIEDPNQFVPLNTNPSEVLEKRNKIREQNRYDLKTAGPQSQLLAGIVVDKKPSSPVQFDDEHAPPAPPNPFSHLTEKELEEYKKTIERKQQGLEDAEQELFSDDGSSVSQIQSQTQSPQNVPERLEENHEDFYSQNANLISMEMPVVVVNGKEDAHDVEEDLTRRVSQLSTVESVEITIKGSEKIEEALSPEGSPSKSPSKKKKKFRTPSFLKKSKKKEKVEA, encoded by the exons GCTTTTAGAGAAGATCTGGAATGCCTTATTCAAGAACAGATGAAGAAGGGCAATAACCCCACTGGACTGCTTGCATTACAGCAGATTGCTGAGTACATTACAGCAAGCACTTTTACaggtttttcttcatcttcactCA GCCATGGAATGATTACACCCATCAATGACCTGCCTGGGGTAGATACCTCCTCGTTTGTTAAGGGAGAAAAACTCACTCGTTGCAAGTTAGCCAGTTTGTACAGATTGGCTGACTTGTTTGGGTGGGCACATTTGCCAAATACCTATATCACA GTAAGAGTAAGCAAAGAACATGACCACATTCTAATTATTCCAAGAGGGCTGTCTTTTTCTGAAGCTTCAGCTTCTAATCTG GTTAAGGTGAACATCCTAGGAGATGTAGTGGACCAGGGAAGCACAGCTCTCAGTATTGACAGTGTGGGCTTCAGTCCACATGTGGCCATCTACTCCACCCGCCCCGACGTCAGATGTGTCATACACATCCAcacccctgccacagctgct GTTTCTTCTATGAAGTGTGGCATCCTTCCCATATCACAAGAGGCTCTGATTCTGGGAGATGTTGCTTATTACAACTACCAGGGATCTCTTGATGAACAGGAAGAGAGAATTCAGCTTCAAAAAGTTCTTGGACCCAGTTGCAAG GTATTAGTTTTGAGAAACCATGGTGTGGTAACACTAGGAGAGACACTGGAAGAAGCATTCCACTATATTTTCAATGTGCAACTGGCCTGTGAAACACAG GTTCATGCATTGGCCGGGGCAGGTGGGATAGACAATCTCCTACTACTGGATCTGCAGAAGTTCAAGCCTTCCACACATGCCGTGGCAGCAATGGGAGGAGGTGGAGTTAATATGGCTTCACAACAAAAATGGAAAGTTGGGGAGCAAGAATTTGAAGCCCTCATGAGGATGCTGGACAACCTG GGATACAGAACTGGCTATGCCTATAGGCAGCCATTAGTCAGGGAAAAACCCAGACATAAGAGTGATGTTGAGATTCCAGCCACTGTGACTGCCTTTTCCTTTGAAGATGACACAGTCCCACTTTCCCCCCTGAAATTCCTTGCACAGAGGCAACAGAGAGAGAAGACAAGATGGCTGAACTCTCCAAACACATACTTGAAAGTGAATGTGCCTGAGGAGTCCTGGAACGGGGAAACCAGTCCCAGGACTAAGATCACG TGGATGAAAGCTGATGACTCCTCCAAGACCAGTGGAGGAACACCAATCAAAATTGAAGATCCAAACCAATTTGTTCCTCTAAACACAAACCCAAGTGAAGTgttggaaaagagaaataag ATAAGGGAGCAAAACCGATATGACCTAAAGACAGCAGGACCTCAgtctcagctgctggcagggattGTTGTGGATAAAAAGCCAAGTTCA ccAGTGCAGTTTGATGATGAGCATGCGCCGCCAGCACCGCCCAACCCGTTCAGCCACCTCACTGAAAAGGAACTGGAAGAGTACAAGAAAACCATTGAGCGCAAGCAGCAGGGGTTGGAAG ATGCTGAACAGGAATTATTCTCAGATGACGGTTCATCTGTGTCACAAATTCAGTCACAAACTCAATCCCCGCAAAATGTCCCAGAAAGATTAGAAG AAAATCACGAGGATTTCTACAGCCAGAATGCCAACCTAATATCCATGGAGATGCCAGTTGTGGTGGTGAACGGGAAGGAAGATGCACACGACGTGGAAGAGGATCTCACCAGGAGGGTCAGTCAGTTGAGTACTGTGGAGAGTGTGGAGATTACCATTAAAGGCTCTGAAAAGATAGAAGAGGCTCTGTCCCCTGAAGGGTCACCTTCCAAATCCccttcaaagaaaaagaagaaattccGCACCCCATCCTTCCTGAAAAAGAGtaaaaagaaggagaaggtaGAAGCGTAA
- the ADD3 gene encoding gamma-adducin isoform X2: protein MSADASQVITTPPPATMPHKERYFDRINENDPEYIRERNMSPDLRQDFNMMEQRKRVTQILQSPAFREDLECLIQEQMKKGNNPTGLLALQQIAEYITASTFTGFSSSSLSHGMITPINDLPGVDTSSFVKGEKLTRCKLASLYRLADLFGWAHLPNTYITVRVSKEHDHILIIPRGLSFSEASASNLVKVNILGDVVDQGSTALSIDSVGFSPHVAIYSTRPDVRCVIHIHTPATAAVSSMKCGILPISQEALILGDVAYYNYQGSLDEQEERIQLQKVLGPSCKVLVLRNHGVVTLGETLEEAFHYIFNVQLACETQVHALAGAGGIDNLLLLDLQKFKPSTHAVAAMGGGGVNMASQQKWKVGEQEFEALMRMLDNLGYRTGYAYRQPLVREKPRHKSDVEIPATVTAFSFEDDTVPLSPLKFLAQRQQREKTRWLNSPNTYLKVNVPEESWNGETSPRTKITWMKADDSSKTSGGTPIKIEDPNQFVPLNTNPSEVLEKRNKIREQNRYDLKTAGPQSQLLAGIVVDKKPSSPVQFDDEHAPPAPPNPFSHLTEKELEEYKKTIERKQQGLEENHEDFYSQNANLISMEMPVVVVNGKEDAHDVEEDLTRRVSQLSTVESVEITIKGSEKIEEALSPEGSPSKSPSKKKKKFRTPSFLKKSKKKEKVEA, encoded by the exons GCTTTTAGAGAAGATCTGGAATGCCTTATTCAAGAACAGATGAAGAAGGGCAATAACCCCACTGGACTGCTTGCATTACAGCAGATTGCTGAGTACATTACAGCAAGCACTTTTACaggtttttcttcatcttcactCA GCCATGGAATGATTACACCCATCAATGACCTGCCTGGGGTAGATACCTCCTCGTTTGTTAAGGGAGAAAAACTCACTCGTTGCAAGTTAGCCAGTTTGTACAGATTGGCTGACTTGTTTGGGTGGGCACATTTGCCAAATACCTATATCACA GTAAGAGTAAGCAAAGAACATGACCACATTCTAATTATTCCAAGAGGGCTGTCTTTTTCTGAAGCTTCAGCTTCTAATCTG GTTAAGGTGAACATCCTAGGAGATGTAGTGGACCAGGGAAGCACAGCTCTCAGTATTGACAGTGTGGGCTTCAGTCCACATGTGGCCATCTACTCCACCCGCCCCGACGTCAGATGTGTCATACACATCCAcacccctgccacagctgct GTTTCTTCTATGAAGTGTGGCATCCTTCCCATATCACAAGAGGCTCTGATTCTGGGAGATGTTGCTTATTACAACTACCAGGGATCTCTTGATGAACAGGAAGAGAGAATTCAGCTTCAAAAAGTTCTTGGACCCAGTTGCAAG GTATTAGTTTTGAGAAACCATGGTGTGGTAACACTAGGAGAGACACTGGAAGAAGCATTCCACTATATTTTCAATGTGCAACTGGCCTGTGAAACACAG GTTCATGCATTGGCCGGGGCAGGTGGGATAGACAATCTCCTACTACTGGATCTGCAGAAGTTCAAGCCTTCCACACATGCCGTGGCAGCAATGGGAGGAGGTGGAGTTAATATGGCTTCACAACAAAAATGGAAAGTTGGGGAGCAAGAATTTGAAGCCCTCATGAGGATGCTGGACAACCTG GGATACAGAACTGGCTATGCCTATAGGCAGCCATTAGTCAGGGAAAAACCCAGACATAAGAGTGATGTTGAGATTCCAGCCACTGTGACTGCCTTTTCCTTTGAAGATGACACAGTCCCACTTTCCCCCCTGAAATTCCTTGCACAGAGGCAACAGAGAGAGAAGACAAGATGGCTGAACTCTCCAAACACATACTTGAAAGTGAATGTGCCTGAGGAGTCCTGGAACGGGGAAACCAGTCCCAGGACTAAGATCACG TGGATGAAAGCTGATGACTCCTCCAAGACCAGTGGAGGAACACCAATCAAAATTGAAGATCCAAACCAATTTGTTCCTCTAAACACAAACCCAAGTGAAGTgttggaaaagagaaataag ATAAGGGAGCAAAACCGATATGACCTAAAGACAGCAGGACCTCAgtctcagctgctggcagggattGTTGTGGATAAAAAGCCAAGTTCA ccAGTGCAGTTTGATGATGAGCATGCGCCGCCAGCACCGCCCAACCCGTTCAGCCACCTCACTGAAAAGGAACTGGAAGAGTACAAGAAAACCATTGAGCGCAAGCAGCAGGGGTTGGAAG AAAATCACGAGGATTTCTACAGCCAGAATGCCAACCTAATATCCATGGAGATGCCAGTTGTGGTGGTGAACGGGAAGGAAGATGCACACGACGTGGAAGAGGATCTCACCAGGAGGGTCAGTCAGTTGAGTACTGTGGAGAGTGTGGAGATTACCATTAAAGGCTCTGAAAAGATAGAAGAGGCTCTGTCCCCTGAAGGGTCACCTTCCAAATCCccttcaaagaaaaagaagaaattccGCACCCCATCCTTCCTGAAAAAGAGtaaaaagaaggagaaggtaGAAGCGTAA